The proteins below come from a single Psychrobacter sp. FDAARGOS_221 genomic window:
- a CDS encoding FixH family protein, translating into MKKTTSAKKFSHQDSQPWYKNYMVMIFVIGLPLFVVVACIWFVFYSVQIKDTVVRDDWYMDGKTLYQDVSRDKLAHDLGLSGDMTFAKDGKVTFTLNYPKDSLEAGKLHNGMPVKYPEQLSLSISHATDIKKDRDATLTHNSGNQYTAKIELDPLESKYYVEVSNDGEANWRLKETAQLPQDEIRLQPLHLFDEDNKSAAAAEDKANTQTRHH; encoded by the coding sequence ATGAAAAAAACGACATCAGCCAAAAAATTTAGCCACCAAGACTCACAACCTTGGTATAAAAACTACATGGTGATGATCTTTGTGATCGGCCTACCTTTGTTTGTGGTGGTTGCCTGTATTTGGTTTGTGTTCTATTCAGTTCAAATTAAAGACACCGTGGTACGAGATGACTGGTATATGGATGGCAAAACCTTATATCAAGATGTGTCACGTGACAAATTAGCCCATGACTTAGGCTTAAGCGGTGATATGACCTTTGCCAAAGATGGAAAGGTGACCTTCACCCTCAATTACCCAAAAGACAGTCTTGAGGCTGGGAAGCTACATAATGGCATGCCTGTTAAATATCCAGAGCAGCTGAGCCTATCCATCTCACATGCCACTGATATCAAAAAAGATAGAGATGCCACTTTAACGCATAACAGCGGCAATCAATATACGGCGAAGATTGAGCTGGATCCGTTAGAATCAAAATATTATGTTGAAGTCAGTAATGACGGTGAGGCAAACTGGCGACTAAAAGAAACTGCGCAACTGCCACAAGATGAGATTCGATTACAGCCACTACACTTGTTTGATGAAGACAATAAAAGTGCCGCTGCAGCCGAAGATAAAGCCAATACTCAAACACGTCATCATTAA
- the ccoG gene encoding cytochrome c oxidase accessory protein CcoG, protein MSAPSPNKIPVHEVDATKKRIHPRFTDGFYQRIRLFSMYFLLFLFLVLPWIRYDGRQAIWFDVPSQHYYIFGLTLFPQDFFFVASFFIIAAFTLFMVTVYAGRVWCGYACPQTIWTHLFQHVEKWVIGDRNKRIKFDKQPVTASKVAKKALIYFIWALMAILTATTFVSYVAGTELMYTSWQSIGGIIPFPDWPSWVWVSMFIFTFATYANAAYMREFMCIHICPYGRFQSVMFDKDTLIVSYDYNRGEPRGPRKKGTNPDHLGDCIQCSMCVQVCPTGIDIRDGLQVECIQCAACLDACNEIMDKVGYPRGLIRYTTERQLVENEQSRYLRPRLAAYVLILTVLIGVVAYALFDRVPLQIDVRGDRNQLSSTNAEGQVVNSYIIKITNKTQQRQEYKLSISAAEGLSLRTRMETLPLAAGQSYDLPVSVVGDPKVVGKGEIPVTFNVDSVDGTYHASRSNVFNSN, encoded by the coding sequence ATGTCAGCCCCCTCCCCTAATAAAATTCCAGTCCATGAGGTAGATGCAACCAAAAAACGCATTCATCCTAGATTTACAGATGGTTTTTATCAGCGCATACGTTTGTTCAGTATGTACTTTTTGCTGTTTTTATTTTTAGTACTGCCCTGGATTAGGTACGATGGTCGTCAAGCAATTTGGTTTGATGTACCTAGCCAACATTACTACATATTTGGCCTGACCTTATTCCCACAAGACTTTTTCTTTGTCGCGTCATTCTTTATTATTGCTGCCTTCACCTTATTTATGGTCACCGTCTATGCGGGCCGAGTATGGTGTGGTTATGCCTGTCCTCAAACCATTTGGACTCACTTATTCCAGCACGTAGAAAAGTGGGTTATCGGTGATAGAAACAAACGCATCAAGTTCGATAAACAGCCGGTGACTGCCAGTAAGGTTGCAAAAAAAGCGCTGATTTATTTCATCTGGGCGCTGATGGCCATATTGACGGCAACGACATTTGTGAGCTATGTGGCCGGTACTGAATTGATGTATACCAGCTGGCAAAGTATTGGCGGTATTATTCCTTTCCCCGATTGGCCAAGTTGGGTTTGGGTATCGATGTTTATCTTTACCTTTGCCACTTACGCCAACGCTGCCTACATGCGTGAATTCATGTGTATTCACATTTGTCCATATGGCCGTTTCCAAAGTGTGATGTTCGATAAAGACACCTTGATTGTATCTTATGACTACAACCGTGGTGAGCCACGTGGACCTCGTAAAAAAGGCACCAATCCTGACCATCTGGGTGACTGTATTCAGTGCTCAATGTGTGTTCAAGTTTGTCCAACCGGTATCGATATTCGTGACGGATTACAAGTGGAGTGTATTCAGTGTGCCGCTTGTTTAGACGCCTGTAATGAGATTATGGATAAAGTGGGCTACCCACGCGGCTTGATTCGTTATACCACTGAGCGTCAATTGGTTGAAAATGAACAGAGTCGTTACTTACGACCTCGTTTGGCTGCTTACGTACTCATTTTGACAGTGCTTATCGGTGTTGTCGCTTATGCCCTATTTGATCGTGTGCCTTTACAGATCGATGTTCGTGGTGACCGTAACCAGTTGTCATCGACCAACGCAGAGGGTCAAGTGGTCAACAGCTACATTATCAAGATCACCAACAAAACTCAGCAACGTCAGGAGTATAAACTGTCTATTAGTGCTGCCGAAGGCTTGAGCTTACGTACACGTATGGAGACGTTACCGTTAGCTGCCGGTCAGAGCTATGACTTGCCTGTTAGCGTGGTTGGCGATCCTAAAGTGGTTGGTAAGGGTGAAATTCCTGTGACCTTTAATGTAGATAGTGTCGATGGCACTTATCACGCATCAAGATCTAACGTGTTTAACTCTAACTAG
- the ccoP gene encoding cytochrome-c oxidase, cbb3-type subunit III: protein MSIFWSSWITILTLACWLGILGVLLFVLRNKPDLAEDGTTGHTYDDVIQEYDKPLPKWWLVIFFGTLVWGILYFILFPALAPHGFNGLSTVEVDGKTVPWSSENELYSDLEKNNNVFIENFQTNLLPNAEANKKLATLASLQAKEPVKSQRSSDLNKEITTQVEALAPYIKELSNNPEALMVGERLFLQNCALCHGSTAQGAPGYPNLTDNDWLHGGDPENILVTIQNGRHVNLDPTQPLPMPAQRDDIGEQGVRAAAEYILSISKNQEETEVDSALASEGKAIFDEKCFICHGTDAKGMVETGAPNLTDGIWLFGGDRATIQETIRNGRGGVMPEWETKLGNERIMLLASYVYSLSNNAVVESNAVQAQ from the coding sequence ATGAGTATATTTTGGAGTTCATGGATCACCATCTTAACTCTAGCCTGCTGGTTAGGTATTCTTGGTGTGCTGCTTTTTGTACTACGTAACAAGCCAGACCTTGCAGAAGATGGTACCACTGGTCACACCTATGACGATGTGATCCAGGAATATGACAAACCATTACCAAAATGGTGGTTGGTAATTTTCTTCGGTACGTTAGTATGGGGTATCCTTTATTTCATCCTATTCCCTGCACTAGCACCGCATGGCTTTAATGGTCTTTCAACCGTTGAAGTTGATGGTAAAACAGTACCTTGGAGCTCAGAAAACGAGCTATATAGTGATCTTGAGAAGAACAATAACGTGTTTATTGAAAACTTCCAGACCAACTTATTACCGAATGCTGAAGCCAATAAAAAGTTAGCAACTTTAGCCAGCTTACAAGCTAAAGAGCCTGTTAAGTCTCAACGCTCTAGTGATTTAAACAAAGAAATCACTACGCAAGTGGAAGCACTAGCCCCTTACATTAAAGAGCTTTCTAATAACCCAGAAGCATTAATGGTTGGTGAGCGTTTATTCTTACAGAACTGTGCGCTATGTCACGGTTCAACTGCACAAGGTGCCCCTGGCTATCCTAACCTAACTGATAATGACTGGTTACACGGTGGTGACCCTGAGAATATCTTGGTAACCATCCAAAACGGTCGTCACGTAAACCTTGACCCAACTCAACCATTACCAATGCCTGCACAGCGTGATGACATTGGTGAGCAAGGTGTACGTGCTGCAGCTGAATACATACTTTCAATCTCTAAGAACCAAGAAGAGACTGAAGTAGACTCAGCTTTAGCGTCTGAAGGTAAAGCCATCTTTGATGAAAAATGCTTTATCTGTCACGGTACTGATGCTAAAGGTATGGTTGAAACCGGTGCGCCTAACCTAACCGATGGTATTTGGTTATTCGGTGGCGATCGTGCAACGATTCAAGAAACCATTCGTAATGGCCGTGGTGGTGTGATGCCTGAGTGGGAAACTAAGCTAGGTAATGAGCGTATTATGCTTCTAGCTTCTTATGTTTACTCTCTATCAAACAATGCGGTTGTCGAAAGCAACGCTGTCCAAGCACAGTAA
- a CDS encoding cbb3-type cytochrome oxidase subunit 3 has protein sequence MSISDLQIFATVAAFVAFISIAWWAYSPKNKKRFEEDAQLALDDDLIRSSTPQSRNKDKR, from the coding sequence ATGAGTATCAGCGACCTTCAAATTTTTGCAACTGTGGCAGCTTTTGTTGCCTTCATTAGCATTGCATGGTGGGCGTATTCCCCTAAAAACAAGAAGCGCTTTGAAGAAGATGCACAGCTTGCGTTGGATGACGATCTAATTAGATCGTCAACACCTCAATCACGCAATAAGGATAAAAGATGA
- the ccoO gene encoding cytochrome-c oxidase, cbb3-type subunit II, whose translation MAGTAHEIIEKNTGLLVIFIVIAISFATLVEIVPLIFDTKPGEEGGVNQPLPTMEPWTPLEFEGRDIYIREGCHVCHTQMIRPLRAEVERYGPYSRAAESTWDHPFLWGSKRTGPDLARVGGRYSDDWQKKHLIEPRSLVPESVMPGFPWLAEREVDGSKVQAKMRLFRDRFGLPYTEEDIEGAPDQVLGATELDALVAYLQQLGTAMEGQR comes from the coding sequence ATGGCAGGTACAGCTCATGAAATAATTGAAAAAAACACAGGCTTGCTGGTCATCTTTATTGTGATTGCAATTAGCTTTGCAACGCTAGTAGAGATTGTTCCATTGATTTTTGATACCAAGCCTGGAGAGGAAGGTGGTGTTAACCAACCTCTTCCGACTATGGAACCATGGACGCCACTTGAATTTGAAGGACGTGATATTTATATCCGTGAAGGCTGTCATGTGTGCCACACACAGATGATTCGTCCACTACGTGCAGAAGTTGAACGTTATGGACCTTACTCACGTGCTGCTGAGTCAACTTGGGATCACCCATTCCTATGGGGTTCAAAACGTACTGGTCCTGACTTAGCCCGTGTGGGTGGTCGCTACTCTGATGACTGGCAGAAAAAACACTTAATCGAGCCACGTTCATTAGTACCAGAATCTGTTATGCCTGGTTTCCCATGGTTAGCAGAACGTGAAGTAGACGGCAGCAAGGTTCAAGCAAAAATGCGCTTATTCCGTGATCGCTTCGGTCTTCCTTATACCGAAGAAGATATTGAAGGCGCACCTGACCAAGTATTAGGCGCAACAGAGCTTGACGCCCTAGTTGCCTACCTACAACAGCTTGGTACAGCGATGGAGGGTCAACGCTAA
- the ccoN gene encoding cytochrome-c oxidase, cbb3-type subunit I yields the protein MSINNTAVSPVDRDYEITIVRFFTVMAIIWGIIGMGLGVFIASQLAWPALNFDIPWLTFSRLRPLHTNAVIFAFGGSALFATSYYIVQRTCKTRLFAPYLAWFTFWGWQAVIVAAVITLPLGITTSKEYAELEWPIDLLIAVVWVSYAIVFFGTLIKRKTSHIYVANWFFAAFIITIALLHIVNSLAIPVGLFKSYSLFGGATDAMVQWWYGHNAVGFYLTAAFLGMMYYFVPVQIGRPIYSYRLSIVHFWALIASYMWAGGHHLHYSALPDWTQSLAMVFSVILFAPSWGGMINGVLTLSGSWDKLRTDPIIRFLIVALSFYAMSTFEGPMMSIKTVNALSHNTDWTVGHVHSGALGWVGLITMGSLYVLIPRIYNKPKMYSISLINTHFWLATAGTIFYIVSMWISGIGQGMMWRQTNPDGTLAYNFIETVTFSHYPYIGRAFGGLLYVSGMFVMAYNAYKTIKMPSIRSVDEAEADPTNHRPVVEDDEDTQPVNV from the coding sequence ATGAGTATAAATAACACAGCAGTCTCTCCAGTTGATCGTGATTATGAAATCACTATTGTGAGATTTTTCACAGTCATGGCGATCATCTGGGGGATTATAGGCATGGGTCTTGGGGTGTTCATCGCCTCACAACTGGCTTGGCCTGCCCTAAACTTTGATATTCCATGGCTTACATTTAGCCGTTTAAGACCGCTTCATACCAACGCGGTGATTTTTGCGTTTGGTGGATCTGCACTATTCGCAACATCGTATTACATCGTACAGCGTACTTGTAAGACACGATTATTTGCACCATACCTAGCTTGGTTTACCTTCTGGGGTTGGCAAGCAGTTATCGTTGCTGCGGTCATTACCTTACCTTTAGGTATTACCACATCAAAAGAATATGCTGAACTTGAATGGCCAATCGATTTATTGATTGCGGTTGTTTGGGTATCTTATGCGATTGTATTCTTTGGTACGTTGATCAAGCGTAAGACCTCGCACATTTACGTTGCTAACTGGTTCTTCGCAGCATTCATCATTACCATTGCTCTACTACACATCGTAAACAGCTTAGCCATTCCTGTTGGACTATTTAAGTCTTACTCATTGTTTGGCGGTGCTACTGATGCCATGGTTCAGTGGTGGTATGGTCACAACGCGGTTGGTTTTTACTTAACGGCAGCCTTCTTAGGTATGATGTACTACTTCGTACCAGTACAGATTGGTCGTCCAATTTACTCATACCGCTTGTCAATCGTTCACTTCTGGGCACTGATTGCCTCTTATATGTGGGCTGGCGGACACCATCTTCACTACTCTGCACTACCTGACTGGACTCAGTCTTTAGCAATGGTATTCTCTGTAATCCTATTCGCACCTTCATGGGGTGGTATGATTAACGGTGTACTAACGCTTTCTGGTAGCTGGGATAAACTACGTACTGACCCTATCATTCGTTTCTTGATCGTTGCGTTATCATTCTATGCAATGTCAACTTTCGAAGGTCCAATGATGTCTATTAAGACAGTTAACGCGTTGTCTCACAACACTGACTGGACTGTTGGTCACGTACACTCAGGCGCCTTAGGTTGGGTTGGTTTGATTACTATGGGTTCATTATATGTATTGATCCCACGTATCTATAACAAGCCAAAAATGTATTCGATTAGCTTAATTAATACCCACTTCTGGCTAGCTACTGCTGGTACTATTTTCTACATCGTTTCTATGTGGATCTCAGGTATTGGCCAGGGCATGATGTGGCGTCAAACGAATCCAGATGGCACGCTTGCGTATAACTTCATTGAAACCGTAACCTTCTCGCATTATCCATATATTGGTCGTGCATTCGGCGGGTTATTATATGTTAGCGGTATGTTTGTTATGGCTTATAACGCTTATAAGACCATTAAAATGCCAAGCATTCGTTCAGTTGACGAAGCAGAAGCAGATCCAACAAATCATCGTCCTGTCGTCGAAGATGACGAAGACACTCAGCCTGTTAACGTATAA
- a CDS encoding SCP2 sterol-binding domain-containing protein gives MAIFLSDEWFAEVDRLTQEAGELNLPPALANMKLNLNVSDTANGDVNAYLANGVLKQGETDADTTIKIDEATLKQVALKGDMNEAMNAFMSGKIRIEGDMSQVMALQTSKPSPEQKELFKKIYEMTEQG, from the coding sequence ATGGCAATTTTTTTATCAGATGAGTGGTTTGCTGAAGTAGATCGTTTGACTCAAGAAGCCGGTGAATTAAACTTACCGCCAGCGCTGGCAAACATGAAACTAAACTTGAATGTTTCAGATACAGCCAATGGCGATGTTAATGCTTACTTGGCCAATGGTGTATTAAAACAAGGTGAGACCGATGCGGATACAACTATCAAGATTGATGAAGCGACATTAAAGCAGGTTGCTTTAAAAGGTGACATGAATGAAGCCATGAATGCCTTTATGTCAGGTAAGATTCGTATCGAAGGGGATATGAGTCAGGTTATGGCATTACAAACATCTAAGCCAAGCCCAGAACAAAAAGAGTTATTCAAAAAGATTTATGAGATGACTGAGCAGGGTTAA
- a CDS encoding lipoprotein-releasing ABC transporter permease subunit, giving the protein MFRPLALFLGLRYTRAERSNRFISLISLISMVGLTLGVAVLITVLSVMNGFDRELKSRILGMVPQASVSSGEIIPEWQGLADKISQDPEVVAVAPFIELQGMLTSNGQVAGIMVTGIEPEYEKNVSIINEHMVEGSIDTLKDGEFGIVLGQSMVEAMGLQVGDKVTLVLPEASPSPAGVIPRFKRFTLTGVYNISREVDNLVAFIPMGDAATLLRLPNGAQGIRMKLDNIFLAPQVAQRAASIEPELLYPNDWTRTHGNLFGAIQMEKAMVGLLLFLIIIVAAFNIVSSLVMLVTDKKADIAILKTFGASPKLIMQVFMVQGLVIGVIGTVAGTILGVALALTVGDLLGWVNQAFNLHLFDAYFINYLPTELRWMDVLVITSTSFLLTFLATIYPARRAARIQPAQTLRYE; this is encoded by the coding sequence ATGTTTCGACCGTTAGCCTTATTTTTAGGATTACGTTATACGCGCGCAGAGCGCAGTAACCGTTTTATTTCATTAATCTCATTGATCTCCATGGTCGGCCTGACCTTAGGGGTGGCCGTGCTTATTACCGTGCTGTCTGTGATGAATGGCTTCGACCGTGAGCTCAAGTCACGCATTTTAGGGATGGTGCCACAAGCCAGTGTCAGTTCTGGTGAGATTATCCCGGAGTGGCAGGGACTGGCTGATAAAATCTCGCAAGACCCAGAAGTGGTCGCGGTGGCGCCTTTCATTGAGCTTCAGGGGATGCTGACCTCTAATGGTCAAGTTGCCGGTATTATGGTGACCGGTATCGAGCCTGAGTATGAAAAAAATGTATCCATTATTAATGAACACATGGTCGAGGGCAGTATTGATACGCTCAAAGATGGTGAGTTTGGTATCGTGCTGGGTCAAAGCATGGTTGAAGCCATGGGGCTACAAGTCGGTGACAAGGTGACTTTAGTGTTGCCAGAAGCCTCACCGTCGCCAGCTGGGGTGATTCCTCGCTTTAAGCGCTTTACCTTAACCGGGGTGTATAACATCAGCCGTGAGGTCGATAACTTGGTTGCCTTCATCCCAATGGGTGATGCCGCGACCTTACTACGCTTACCCAATGGTGCGCAGGGTATCCGTATGAAGTTGGATAACATATTCTTAGCACCCCAAGTTGCGCAGCGTGCAGCGAGTATTGAGCCTGAACTGCTTTATCCTAATGACTGGACGCGTACCCATGGCAATTTATTCGGCGCCATTCAGATGGAAAAGGCGATGGTTGGATTGCTATTGTTCCTAATTATTATCGTGGCTGCGTTTAACATTGTTTCAAGCTTAGTAATGCTTGTGACCGATAAAAAAGCAGACATTGCTATCTTAAAAACCTTTGGTGCCTCACCGAAGCTGATTATGCAAGTGTTTATGGTACAAGGTTTGGTAATCGGTGTTATCGGTACGGTAGCTGGCACAATCTTGGGTGTGGCACTGGCATTGACCGTCGGTGACTTGTTAGGCTGGGTCAACCAAGCCTTTAATCTACATCTATTTGATGCTTACTTCATCAATTATCTGCCCACAGAGTTACGCTGGATGGATGTGCTTGTGATTACCAGTACGTCGTTCTTGTTAACCTTTTTGGCAACCATTTACCCAGCGCGTCGTGCGGCCAGAATTCAGCCAGCACAAACCCTACGCTATGAGTAA
- the lolD gene encoding lipoprotein-releasing ABC transporter ATP-binding protein LolD yields the protein MSEILVAKNINKIYDEGSIRTQVLTGLDLTVRAGERIAIVGTSGSGKSTLLHLLGGLDVPTSGEVWLHGECLNQMDETERGNMRNQHLGFIYQFHHLLPEFTAIENVAMPLLLRNSVPIKQARDEAVSLLERVGLGHRLEHRPGELSGGERQRVAIARALVTKPSLVLADEPTGNLDYDNAQSIFALLAELQDTMQTALLMVTHDRNLAAMADRQMLLKNGKWENFVD from the coding sequence ATGTCAGAAATTTTAGTCGCCAAAAATATTAATAAAATCTACGATGAAGGCAGTATCCGCACCCAAGTATTAACCGGTCTTGATTTGACGGTTCGTGCCGGCGAGCGTATTGCCATTGTCGGTACCAGTGGTTCTGGTAAAAGTACCTTGCTGCACTTACTCGGCGGGCTTGATGTGCCTACATCTGGTGAAGTTTGGTTGCATGGTGAATGCTTAAACCAAATGGATGAGACCGAGCGCGGTAATATGCGTAACCAGCATTTGGGCTTTATTTATCAGTTTCACCATCTATTGCCAGAATTCACTGCCATTGAAAACGTGGCGATGCCACTGCTGCTGCGTAATAGTGTGCCTATTAAGCAAGCACGTGATGAAGCTGTATCTTTGTTAGAGCGTGTTGGTCTGGGTCATCGTTTAGAACATCGCCCTGGCGAGCTGTCTGGTGGTGAGCGTCAACGTGTTGCTATTGCCCGAGCTCTGGTGACCAAGCCTTCCTTGGTATTGGCCGATGAGCCAACCGGTAACCTTGATTATGACAATGCACAAAGTATTTTTGCATTGTTGGCTGAGCTACAAGATACGATGCAGACAGCGTTGCTAATGGTGACCCATGACAGAAACTTGGCAGCGATGGCCGATCGACAAATGCTGTTGAAAAACGGTAAATGGGAAAATTTTGTCGATTAG